Sequence from the Nasonia vitripennis strain AsymCx chromosome 5, Nvit_psr_1.1, whole genome shotgun sequence genome:
ACAGCGGAAAGTAACCATACTTCATTCGCGCATTGACGTTGGCACCATGCTCTATGTAGAGCTTCACCTGAAACATGAACTGCACGATGATGAACAAGGTTTAGGTATAGAGCCTGGGATTCTCCAAGTTCTTTTCCTCCCAAGGCACACGACACTACGTTACTATCAATACATACCAATTCATTATTCCCCGCCATTGCGGCTGTGTGTATCGGCTGGCGATGGTAGTGCGAGTCTCTGTCTTCGAGTGAAAAGACGGCTTTCTCGATCAAAAATCTGGCGAGAACTGTGTGCTCGACAGGGGCGCGTGAAAGTCGGTGCAAGACGTTCTCACCGTCCGCATCTTTTACGAGAATATTGGCTCCGTGTTTCATCAACAACGGAATTAGCACATCCGCGTTCTCACGGACGGCTGCGTCGAGCACTGGTGTCACGCCTTTATCGTCAGCAGCCTCGATGTCGGCTCCTTTCTCAAGAAGCATCTCGATCATCCCCACTCGGTCGTTCGTCACGGCAAAGTGCAGGGCCGTCTTTCCCCTGTAGTCGCGAGCTCGCAAGTCGGCTCCTCTTTTCAGCAACATTTCGATCAATTCGCCTCGGCCTTTCATTACAGCTAAGTGCAGCACAGTTCGTCCCTCGGTGTCCCGAGCTCGCAAGTCGGCGCCGTGGTCCAAGACTATATGGACGAGGCGATCGTTCCTTGCGCAGGGATCCCTCTGAAGTAACACGTGGAGAACTGTTGATTTCTTGTCAGCCAACTGAGAATCGCTAGAGCCGAGAAGCTCGTTTACGTTAGCACCGAGGCGCACGAGCACCTCGGCTGAATCGTAGTACGAGTTCAACACTGCGACCCATAGAAGCGACCGATTATCCCTGCTTCTAAGTAGCTTACTAACGGCAGGTTCTTGCTCAAGCGTCTCTAGCTTCAGCGTATGCTTCTTGGAAGAACGAATGCGTTTTCTCATCTCGCTCCCGCTGGGGCGTTGCTTGCGGACGAGATTTACGAGTATTTTATGCAGCTTGCGGTCGTTATAACGTTTGATGCGTTCGGATCTGTCCGTGTCCAATAGCGAAAAATCACACATGTTCACGGCTTGGAATAGCGTCGGAGCTGTGTCCACGATCAGCCGTATACGTTATATGTTGCAGATATACTAATACACACAAAACGGTCTATTGTGGACGCAGCCTATGCGATGAGTAAAACGTCACTGTCGTCGATCTCGATTTcgtaaaattgtaaaattatactTGTGGGAATGAAGGATTGCATGGACAGATTTTCCATAGAGAATCGAGACACTCACTAGTTTGTAGTTCGTATATTGAAAGAATGCTTAGTTGTCTAGGGTTTTACACTGAAGGTTACATTCGTAGTTGCTCGTCGACTGACCGACTGAATCTGCCCCGTCGCCTGCATCGGGCCCTCTTACAGACCGACGCTCTCGGCCGACGGCGTTCCTCCCTCCCTGCGCCCCTGCGGCCTCAGGTAGGTTAgaacgctgccgccgccgccgccgctcgctcgGAGGGCTTCGGAACGCTCCGCTGGGACTCGGGGCTTGGGTTTTCCTCGTGACGCGCTTCGGCTGTGCGGGGCAGGTGAAGCGTCCCTTCGCCGGCCGCCATCTGCAACGGGAAAGCGTCGCTTCGCCGGCCGCCATCTGCAACGGGAAAGCGTCGCTTCGCCGGCCGCCATCTGCAACGGGAAAGCGTCGCTTCGCCGGCCGCCATCTGCAACGGGAAAGCGTCGCTTCGCCGGCCGCCATCTGCAACGGGAAAGCGTCGCTTCGCCGGCCGCCATCTGCAACGGGAAAGCGTCGCTTCGCCGGCCGCCATCTGCAACGGGAAAGCGTCGCTTCGCCGGCCGCCATCTGCAACGGGAAAGCGTCGCTTCGCCGGCCGCCATCTGCAACGGGAAAGCGTCGCTTCGCCGGCCGCCATCTGCAACGGGAAAGCATCGCTTGGTCTCTGGACTCGGGAAGCGCGGAAATGCTTTCCCACATACTAAATCTCTATCTATGCATACAATTTGACTAGTTGTAAGTTATcgtcgatttttcaaaaacaaaaagtttatatacttatttttttagctACAATACACTTGAACCTATTAAGAATATGTCTGTA
This genomic interval carries:
- the LOC107981188 gene encoding serine/threonine-protein phosphatase 6 regulatory ankyrin repeat subunit A-like, whose product is MCDFSLLDTDRSERIKRYNDRKLHKILVNLVRKQRPSGSEMRKRIRSSKKHTLKLETLEQEPAVSKLLRSRDNRSLLWVAVLNSYYDSAEVLVRLGANVNELLGSSDSQLADKKSTVLHVLLQRDPCARNDRLVHIVLDHGADLRARDTEGRTVLHLAVMKGRGELIEMLLKRGADLRARDYRGKTALHFAVTNDRVGMIEMLLEKGADIEAADDKGVTPVLDAAVRENADVLIPLLMKHGANILVKDADGENVLHRLSRAPVEHTVLARFLIEKAVFSLEDRDSHYHRQPIHTAAMAGNNELVKLYIEHGANVNARMKYGYFPLYLAAVNGKPAVLRTLLDRGADIHQRTVYGGRSALHNASENSIIVPEHYQDENIRLLLSAGADVLIEDDRGKTPFALIDRYEYASNPGTSLIIQELALKKVCQSEIEIKDERIIEQHSELRYYYQECIEQVERMKVTKFIKTCTFLDLLTKCTCRIANLMRNPEFEVNFENYDLMEFPAYAANLYERVKLARRHYDSMLDHEDELNDTIYGILPYFLVRKMVHYMLNDCCRKKKPSTEF